A genomic window from Streptomyces sp. 846.5 includes:
- a CDS encoding amidohydrolase family protein, with protein sequence MPPAPPVGTGLVDVHAHFVTDDYVAAATAAGHAHPDGLPYWPAWSPQEQLHLMDEQGITTAMLSMSSPGTHFGDDTAARKLTRQVNEYGADLAREHPRRFGQFASLPLPDVDGALAELAYALDELKADGVALMTNAAGRYLGDPAFDPVWAELDRRRAVVFVHPTSPPDPGPVSLGKPRAMLEFLFDSARTAADLVFAGTLTRYPDIQWVFTHGGGVLPLMADRMELFRSAFLGGSADDPTVQELAGRLWYDIAGTPFPHQVPALAAAFGTARILYGSDYCWTPAPGVARQIAAVDAAPTPPGSTDWRTLTTGNAHRLLPRLA encoded by the coding sequence ATGCCCCCAGCACCCCCCGTCGGCACCGGTCTCGTCGACGTGCACGCGCACTTCGTCACGGACGACTACGTGGCTGCCGCGACCGCCGCAGGCCACGCCCACCCGGACGGACTGCCGTACTGGCCCGCCTGGAGCCCGCAGGAGCAGCTGCACCTGATGGACGAGCAGGGCATCACCACCGCGATGCTCTCGATGTCCTCGCCCGGCACCCACTTCGGCGACGACACCGCGGCCCGCAAGCTGACCAGGCAGGTCAACGAGTACGGAGCCGACCTGGCCCGCGAACACCCACGCCGGTTCGGGCAGTTCGCATCACTGCCGCTGCCCGACGTGGACGGAGCGCTCGCCGAACTCGCCTACGCGCTGGACGAGCTGAAGGCCGACGGGGTCGCCCTCATGACGAACGCGGCCGGCCGCTACCTCGGCGACCCGGCCTTCGACCCGGTGTGGGCCGAGCTGGACCGGCGCCGGGCCGTCGTCTTCGTCCACCCCACCTCACCGCCCGACCCCGGGCCGGTCTCGCTGGGCAAGCCCCGGGCGATGCTGGAGTTCCTCTTCGACTCCGCCCGCACTGCGGCCGATCTGGTCTTCGCCGGGACACTGACCCGGTACCCGGACATCCAGTGGGTCTTCACGCACGGCGGCGGCGTGCTCCCGCTGATGGCCGACCGCATGGAGCTGTTCCGCAGCGCGTTCCTGGGCGGCTCCGCCGACGACCCCACCGTGCAGGAACTAGCCGGCCGGCTCTGGTACGACATCGCCGGTACCCCGTTCCCGCATCAAGTACCGGCACTGGCAGCCGCGTTCGGCACCGCACGGATCCTGTACGGCAGCGACTACTGCTGGACTCCCGCACCCGGTGTGGCCCGCCAGATCGCCGCGGTGGACGCTGCTCCGACACCGCCCGGCAGCACGGACTGGCGCACTCTCACCACCGGGAACGCGCACCGTCTGCTGCCCCGCCTGGCCTGA
- a CDS encoding LuxR C-terminal-related transcriptional regulator has product MDPMTTVDVIRAPLAEALTRLSAALAGVIPHHSLADLSPNCAYAPFQVYGESPGRPGSAVTTAEVAALRPLMSGGRNWQGRARMAGTDVPVLALASDITEPAALLVLLRTEDTPVPEEHLAPAQSLWDAQTAHREGLRAEAVPGTLAVSRAAAAARAMALTELGAAYGAALSAMLSVLRDRGLGNSNARMRAVDLAVSALAELRSQAELDQALVEERAGDAFLRLADSLRLILRARGVRLDLGTPGAEEGADRLLPCDVVNAAAAVVRAVVQASLEDQGHGPDGRRVSRIHVGWKVGAAALRATVRDDGPGTLSRNSLDAHRVGERLTPLGGRFELDAVPEWGTTVTVEVPLNPPDTPRQGPLTGLGARELEVLGQLARGRRNRDIAQELHISESTVKFHVGKIFDKLGVTSRGEAAALAHEWGAV; this is encoded by the coding sequence ATGGACCCGATGACCACTGTCGATGTGATCCGGGCGCCGCTGGCCGAGGCGCTGACGCGGCTTTCCGCCGCCCTGGCCGGGGTGATTCCCCACCACTCGCTGGCCGACCTCTCGCCCAACTGCGCGTACGCGCCGTTCCAGGTCTACGGGGAATCCCCAGGGCGGCCTGGTTCAGCCGTCACCACCGCCGAGGTGGCCGCGCTACGGCCCCTGATGTCCGGCGGAAGGAACTGGCAGGGCCGGGCGCGGATGGCGGGCACCGACGTGCCGGTGCTGGCCCTGGCCAGCGACATCACCGAGCCCGCCGCCCTGCTGGTTCTCCTGCGGACCGAGGACACTCCCGTACCGGAGGAGCACCTGGCGCCCGCCCAGTCGCTGTGGGACGCGCAAACCGCGCACCGGGAGGGCCTGCGAGCGGAGGCCGTCCCCGGAACGCTGGCCGTGTCCAGGGCCGCGGCAGCCGCACGGGCCATGGCCCTCACCGAACTCGGTGCCGCATACGGAGCCGCGCTGAGCGCCATGCTCAGCGTTCTGCGGGACCGTGGCCTGGGCAACAGCAACGCCCGGATGCGCGCCGTCGACCTCGCCGTCTCCGCCCTGGCCGAACTCCGCTCGCAGGCGGAACTCGACCAGGCTTTGGTGGAGGAGCGGGCCGGGGACGCGTTCCTGCGGCTCGCCGACTCGCTGCGGCTGATCCTGCGCGCCCGTGGCGTACGGCTGGATCTCGGCACCCCCGGCGCGGAGGAGGGCGCGGACCGGTTGCTGCCCTGCGATGTCGTCAACGCGGCAGCCGCGGTGGTCCGGGCCGTCGTTCAGGCCTCGTTGGAGGACCAGGGGCACGGGCCGGACGGTCGTCGGGTGAGCCGGATCCACGTCGGCTGGAAGGTGGGCGCGGCCGCCCTGCGGGCCACCGTACGGGATGACGGGCCCGGGACGCTGTCCCGGAATTCTCTCGACGCTCACAGGGTCGGCGAGCGGCTGACGCCCCTCGGCGGGAGGTTCGAGCTGGATGCCGTGCCGGAGTGGGGCACGACAGTGACGGTCGAGGTACCCCTCAATCCGCCCGACACACCGCGCCAGGGCCCGCTGACCGGGCTCGGTGCACGGGAGTTGGAGGTGCTGGGACAGCTGGCCCGCGGGCGGCGCAACCGGGACATCGCCCAAGAGTTGCACATCAGCGAGTCGACGGTGAAGTTCCACGTGGGGAAGATCTTCGACAAGCTGGGCGTCACCTCCCGTGGTGAGGCCGCCGCACTCGCTCATGAGTGGGGTGCGGTGTAG
- a CDS encoding NADP-dependent oxidoreductase: protein MKAIVYEEFGGPEVLRLAEVEEPHAGPGQVRLKVMAVGVNPIDYATRRGWMQQMFPVAFPVTPGMEAAGIVDEVGEAVTGVSVGDQVLSSNVVGPYAQYALATDVAHKPAGLGWETAAALPVAVETSDRVLDLLKVNRGETLLVHGAAGVAGSVGAQFAVARGATVIGTASEANHDYLRSLGVTPLVYGEGLADRVRAAAPQGIDAVFDAAGKGALKASIELRGGTTDRIVTIADLGASDLGVAFSAAGHRQFGSALAEYARLVADGRLRVRIDRSFPLADAAKAQELSETGHARGKIVLRP, encoded by the coding sequence ATGAAGGCGATCGTCTACGAGGAGTTCGGCGGCCCCGAGGTCCTGCGGCTCGCGGAAGTCGAGGAGCCGCACGCCGGCCCCGGACAGGTGCGGCTGAAGGTCATGGCCGTGGGCGTCAACCCCATCGACTACGCAACCCGCCGCGGCTGGATGCAGCAGATGTTCCCCGTGGCCTTCCCCGTCACCCCGGGAATGGAGGCGGCCGGCATTGTCGACGAGGTCGGCGAGGCAGTCACCGGCGTCTCGGTGGGCGACCAGGTACTGAGCTCCAACGTGGTCGGCCCCTACGCCCAGTACGCCCTCGCCACAGATGTCGCGCACAAACCGGCCGGCCTCGGCTGGGAGACCGCCGCCGCGCTGCCGGTGGCCGTCGAGACCTCGGACCGCGTGCTGGACCTCCTCAAGGTGAATCGCGGCGAGACGCTGCTGGTGCACGGAGCCGCCGGCGTCGCTGGCTCCGTCGGCGCCCAGTTCGCCGTGGCCCGCGGCGCCACCGTCATCGGCACGGCATCCGAGGCCAACCACGACTACCTGCGTTCGCTCGGCGTCACGCCACTCGTGTACGGCGAGGGCCTCGCCGACCGGGTGCGCGCCGCTGCCCCGCAGGGCATCGACGCCGTGTTCGACGCCGCCGGGAAGGGCGCCCTCAAAGCCTCCATCGAACTGCGCGGCGGCACCACCGACCGCATCGTCACCATTGCCGACCTCGGGGCCTCCGACCTGGGCGTGGCCTTCTCCGCCGCCGGCCACCGTCAGTTCGGGTCGGCACTGGCCGAATACGCCCGCCTCGTCGCCGACGGCCGACTGCGTGTCCGTATCGACCGGAGCTTCCCGCTCGCCGACGCCGCCAAGGCCCAGGAACTGAGCGAAACAGGCCACGCGCGCGGAAAGATCGTCCTCCGTCCGTAG
- a CDS encoding TIGR03619 family F420-dependent LLM class oxidoreductase has protein sequence MRLGFSLPTLGSKANEVKGIARFSADVEKLGATSLWVTDRLLSPVDPSVGYYPDSTFLPAEFSVAADPLTALAIAAAVTSEARLGTHVMSAPWHSPALLARTLASIDVASGGRLTAGFGTSNFPEEYQAAGVPFEKRGARLDEMLDVLESWWTADPVAHQGPLFTIPASYVQHKPVQRPRPPIYLGGFGPRALRRVGQRADGWMPYWLVPEMMPASQLTEGWATVRHTAEEAGRDPEQLGLVLRINVSAGTMVEAVAEGLKKITAVLPADETLIDFTYMATSVGQAIDLAGQILEHVAAG, from the coding sequence ATGCGCTTGGGTTTCAGTCTTCCCACGCTCGGGTCGAAAGCCAATGAGGTGAAGGGCATCGCCAGGTTCTCCGCGGACGTGGAGAAACTCGGCGCGACCAGCCTCTGGGTCACTGACCGGCTGCTGTCGCCGGTGGACCCCAGCGTCGGCTACTACCCCGATTCCACATTCCTTCCGGCCGAGTTCAGCGTGGCAGCCGACCCGTTGACGGCTCTGGCGATCGCTGCGGCGGTCACCAGCGAGGCCCGGCTGGGCACCCACGTCATGTCCGCGCCGTGGCATTCGCCCGCGTTGCTGGCTCGCACGCTGGCCAGCATCGACGTGGCCAGTGGTGGCCGACTCACCGCTGGGTTCGGGACCAGTAACTTTCCTGAGGAGTACCAGGCCGCAGGAGTGCCGTTCGAAAAGCGGGGCGCCCGGCTGGACGAAATGCTGGACGTACTGGAGTCATGGTGGACGGCTGACCCCGTGGCCCACCAGGGCCCGCTCTTCACCATCCCGGCAAGCTACGTCCAGCACAAACCAGTGCAACGGCCGCGCCCCCCGATCTATCTCGGCGGGTTCGGGCCACGGGCGCTGCGCCGGGTCGGTCAGCGGGCCGACGGCTGGATGCCCTACTGGTTGGTGCCGGAAATGATGCCGGCCAGCCAGCTGACCGAGGGGTGGGCGACCGTTCGGCACACGGCTGAGGAGGCCGGCCGCGACCCGGAACAGCTCGGGTTGGTGCTCCGTATCAACGTGAGTGCCGGCACCATGGTGGAAGCGGTCGCCGAGGGGCTGAAGAAGATCACTGCGGTACTGCCGGCAGACGAGACACTGATTGATTTCACCTACATGGCCACCTCCGTCGGTCAAGCCATCGACCTGGCCGGCCAGATACTGGAGCACGTGGCGGCCGGCTGA
- a CDS encoding MFS transporter yields the protein MYRTRPVEQGRVMTRGLTLLFAVAGGVAVGNLYWAQPLLDLIAGDLHASARTAGLLVTMTQVGYAVGAVLIVPLGDVLDRRRLVPVLMLCAAAALGLCALAPSFGVLLGAITVLGLTTVAGQVLAPLAGDLAGDEDRGRVVGTVVSGILTGILVSRTVSGLVAEVAGWRTIYAAAAVLALLLAALLYRAIPSLAPKAAMTYPALIASVAKVVARERTARWTLVLGATAFGVFTMFWTALTFLLSAPPFGYSVAQIGLFGLAGLAGALAAQRAGLLHDRGWSVPATGAGWVVTLFAFVLAGLAGAGGSAVFLLVAIVILDTGVQGLNILNQLRLFALAPEARSRLNTAFVACNFVGGAIGSAAATLLWSAGGWTAVTTAGASLSGAALLVWAVARGRGALSVATAAEPQPQE from the coding sequence ATGTACAGGACCCGGCCGGTGGAGCAGGGGCGGGTGATGACCCGCGGGCTGACGTTGCTGTTCGCGGTGGCGGGCGGCGTGGCGGTGGGCAATCTCTACTGGGCGCAGCCGCTGCTGGACCTGATCGCCGGCGACCTGCACGCCTCCGCGCGGACCGCGGGCCTGCTGGTGACCATGACTCAGGTCGGTTATGCGGTGGGGGCGGTGCTGATCGTGCCGCTGGGCGATGTGTTGGACCGGCGTCGGCTGGTGCCGGTGCTGATGCTCTGCGCAGCTGCGGCGCTGGGGCTCTGTGCGCTGGCGCCGTCCTTCGGGGTGCTGCTGGGGGCGATCACGGTGCTGGGGCTGACGACCGTGGCCGGGCAGGTCCTGGCACCGCTGGCGGGGGACCTGGCCGGGGACGAGGACCGCGGGCGCGTGGTGGGCACGGTGGTGTCGGGCATCCTGACCGGCATCCTGGTGTCGCGGACGGTCAGCGGCCTGGTCGCCGAGGTCGCGGGCTGGCGCACCATCTACGCCGCAGCCGCGGTCCTGGCCCTGCTGCTGGCGGCGCTGCTGTACCGCGCGATCCCGTCACTGGCACCGAAGGCCGCGATGACCTACCCGGCGCTCATCGCCTCGGTGGCCAAGGTGGTCGCCCGCGAGCGCACGGCCCGGTGGACGCTGGTGCTCGGCGCGACCGCGTTCGGGGTGTTCACGATGTTCTGGACGGCTCTGACGTTCCTGCTCAGCGCCCCGCCGTTCGGATACTCGGTGGCCCAGATCGGCCTGTTCGGGCTCGCCGGGCTGGCCGGGGCACTGGCCGCGCAGCGGGCCGGCCTGCTGCACGACCGCGGCTGGTCGGTGCCTGCCACCGGAGCGGGCTGGGTGGTGACCCTGTTCGCCTTCGTCCTGGCGGGGCTGGCGGGGGCAGGCGGCTCGGCGGTGTTCCTGCTGGTCGCGATCGTGATCCTGGACACCGGCGTCCAGGGGCTGAACATCCTCAACCAGCTGCGGCTGTTCGCGCTGGCGCCCGAGGCCCGCTCCCGGCTGAACACGGCCTTTGTGGCGTGCAACTTCGTCGGCGGCGCGATCGGCTCCGCCGCAGCCACGCTGCTGTGGTCCGCCGGCGGCTGGACGGCTGTGACGACTGCGGGCGCGTCGCTCAGCGGGGCGGCGCTGCTGGTGTGGGCGGTTGCCAGGGGTCGCGGCGCGCTCAGCGTGGCGACGGCGGCTGAGCCGCAGCCGCAGGAGTAG
- a CDS encoding extracellular solute-binding protein, which yields MNRTTPRRFALGSVAVAVVLTSVAACGSSVSSSSGSSGSSARGSYTVWDPYPQFAAGSAWTKLLDDCGSQAGVTVKRTAFDTSDLTNKTLLAAQQGNSPDVLIVDNPVVSTLADAGVLSTTADNKVDTSQVEPNLLAAGQSGGKTYGTPIGANTLALYYNKSVLKAAGVDPVSVKDWASLTSALAKVKAAGKKGITFSAIGTEEGSFQFLPWFWGSGAQLTDLSSDQAVSAVTLWRDWLKNGYAPNSVLNNTQTTSWQEFATGQYAFAENGTWQLANAKKSGLDWGLLAVPGANGSTAAAPTGGEFVTVPVQKDAGRYTTTDKLVSCLTSSQNLLATDTTLSYVAPTKAVQDQQVSTNPDLKVWVQAVQAAKGRTADNLGTKYPKISEQLWGAVQAALTGSKSPKDALTAAQAAAQ from the coding sequence ATGAACAGAACCACGCCCCGCAGATTCGCCCTCGGCTCCGTCGCCGTCGCGGTCGTCCTCACCAGCGTCGCCGCCTGCGGCTCCTCGGTGTCCTCCTCCTCCGGTTCGTCCGGCTCCTCCGCCCGGGGCAGCTACACGGTCTGGGACCCCTACCCGCAGTTCGCCGCCGGCTCCGCCTGGACCAAGCTGCTGGACGACTGCGGCAGCCAGGCCGGCGTGACGGTCAAGCGCACCGCGTTCGACACCAGCGACCTGACCAACAAGACGCTGCTGGCGGCCCAGCAGGGCAACTCCCCGGACGTCCTGATCGTCGACAACCCGGTGGTCTCCACCCTGGCCGACGCCGGAGTGCTGTCCACCACGGCCGACAACAAGGTCGACACCTCGCAGGTCGAGCCGAACCTGCTGGCCGCGGGCCAGAGCGGCGGCAAGACCTACGGGACGCCGATCGGCGCCAACACCCTCGCCCTGTACTACAACAAGAGCGTGCTCAAGGCCGCCGGAGTGGACCCGGTGTCGGTCAAGGACTGGGCCTCGCTGACCTCGGCGCTGGCCAAGGTGAAGGCAGCGGGCAAGAAGGGCATCACCTTCTCCGCGATCGGCACGGAGGAGGGCAGCTTCCAGTTCCTGCCCTGGTTCTGGGGATCCGGCGCCCAGCTGACCGACCTGTCCTCGGACCAGGCCGTGTCCGCGGTGACCCTGTGGCGGGACTGGCTCAAGAACGGCTACGCCCCCAACTCGGTCCTCAACAACACCCAGACCACCAGCTGGCAGGAGTTCGCCACCGGCCAGTACGCCTTCGCCGAGAACGGCACCTGGCAGCTTGCCAACGCCAAGAAGTCGGGCCTCGACTGGGGCCTGCTCGCCGTCCCCGGCGCGAACGGCAGCACGGCAGCGGCACCCACCGGCGGCGAGTTCGTCACCGTCCCCGTCCAGAAGGACGCCGGCCGCTACACCACCACCGACAAGCTCGTGTCCTGTCTGACCAGCTCGCAGAACCTGCTGGCCACCGACACCACCCTGTCGTACGTCGCGCCCACCAAGGCAGTGCAGGACCAGCAGGTCTCCACGAACCCCGACCTCAAGGTCTGGGTGCAGGCCGTGCAGGCCGCCAAGGGCCGCACCGCCGACAACCTGGGCACCAAGTACCCCAAGATCTCGGAGCAGTTGTGGGGTGCTGTGCAGGCGGCACTGACCGGCTCCAAGTCGCCCAAGGACGCACTGACGGCAGCTCAGGCCGCCGCTCAGTAA
- a CDS encoding sugar ABC transporter permease, translated as MNDSAKLAEPSSGRTRRGAATTAPSPGTSRAASPPRKPRSPQWAAWGFLAPVVLYLAAFYAYPLYRNLDLSLRNYTVRSFVQGDAPFIGLQNYSTVVHDPTFWPALTHTVIFTVVSLLFQYSIGLALAVFFTRHFPLSSTLRALFLVPWLLPLIVSASTWSWMLNSDSGIVNAALHTVGIGQVDWLTSPTWTLISVTVANIWIGVPFNLVVLYSGLQSIPDTLYEAAALDGANAWQRFWHITFPLLRPVSAITLLLGLVYTLKVFDIIWIMTKGGPSDSSTTFATWSYKLGFGNLLPQFGPGAAVGNLLVLIALAFGLLYIRVQRKQLAS; from the coding sequence ATGAACGACAGCGCAAAGCTGGCGGAGCCCTCGTCCGGGCGGACCCGGCGGGGGGCGGCCACCACCGCCCCCTCGCCGGGCACCTCCCGCGCAGCGAGCCCGCCCCGCAAGCCCCGCTCACCGCAGTGGGCCGCCTGGGGGTTCCTGGCCCCGGTAGTGCTCTACCTGGCCGCCTTCTACGCCTATCCGCTCTACCGCAACCTCGACCTGTCCCTGCGCAACTACACCGTGCGCTCCTTCGTCCAGGGCGACGCCCCCTTCATCGGGCTGCAGAACTACAGCACCGTCGTCCACGACCCCACCTTCTGGCCGGCGCTGACCCACACCGTGATCTTCACGGTGGTCTCGCTGCTGTTCCAGTACTCCATCGGGCTGGCCCTGGCCGTGTTCTTCACCCGGCACTTCCCGCTCTCCAGCACCCTGCGCGCACTGTTCTTGGTGCCGTGGCTGCTGCCGCTGATCGTCTCAGCGTCCACCTGGTCCTGGATGCTCAACAGCGACTCCGGCATCGTCAACGCAGCCCTGCACACCGTCGGCATCGGCCAGGTCGACTGGCTCACCTCGCCCACATGGACCCTGATCTCGGTCACCGTCGCCAACATCTGGATAGGCGTGCCCTTCAACCTGGTCGTCCTGTACAGCGGACTGCAGTCGATCCCCGACACCCTGTACGAGGCGGCGGCGCTGGACGGCGCAAACGCCTGGCAGCGGTTCTGGCACATCACCTTCCCGCTGCTGCGGCCCGTTTCGGCGATCACGCTGCTGCTGGGCCTGGTCTACACGCTCAAGGTCTTCGACATCATCTGGATCATGACCAAGGGCGGTCCCAGCGACTCCTCGACCACCTTTGCCACCTGGTCCTACAAGCTCGGTTTCGGCAACCTGCTGCCCCAGTTCGGGCCCGGCGCCGCAGTCGGCAACCTCCTGGTCCTGATCGCTCTGGCGTTCGGACTTCTCTACATCCGCGTCCAACGAAAGCAGTTGGCCTCATGA
- a CDS encoding carbohydrate ABC transporter permease → MLFPVYWMVNVSLTRDQNMRKTTPDLVPVHGTLEGYRLVLHQQLPYLGTSLVIGLGTVALTVALAAPAGYALAKLRPRGGGILGFLMLVAQMIPGIIMAMGFYAAYLSLGFLDSVLGLIVADSTLAVPFAVLIFTAFMSGIPGELLQAAQIDGAGPIRTFWSIVLPMSRNAVVTVSLFAFLWSWSDFVFASTLDNGGSHQPITLGIYHYIGNNNQQWNAIMATAVVASIPAALILVLAQRYVAAGVATGAVKD, encoded by the coding sequence ATGCTGTTCCCGGTCTACTGGATGGTCAACGTCTCGCTGACCCGCGACCAGAACATGCGCAAGACCACCCCCGACCTGGTGCCGGTGCACGGCACCCTGGAGGGCTACCGGCTGGTCCTCCACCAGCAACTGCCCTATCTGGGCACCAGCCTGGTCATCGGGCTGGGCACCGTCGCACTGACGGTGGCGCTGGCGGCCCCGGCCGGCTACGCGCTGGCCAAACTGCGACCGCGCGGCGGCGGCATTCTCGGCTTCCTGATGCTGGTGGCCCAGATGATCCCCGGGATCATCATGGCGATGGGCTTCTACGCCGCCTACCTCAGCCTGGGCTTCCTGGACTCGGTCCTTGGCCTGATCGTGGCCGACTCAACCCTGGCCGTCCCCTTCGCGGTGCTCATCTTCACGGCCTTCATGTCCGGCATCCCCGGCGAACTGCTGCAGGCCGCCCAGATCGACGGCGCCGGGCCGATCCGCACCTTCTGGTCGATCGTGCTGCCGATGAGCCGCAACGCCGTGGTCACGGTGTCGCTGTTCGCCTTCCTGTGGTCCTGGTCCGACTTCGTCTTCGCCAGCACCCTCGACAACGGCGGCTCCCACCAGCCGATCACCCTCGGCATCTACCACTACATCGGCAACAACAACCAGCAGTGGAACGCGATCATGGCCACCGCCGTGGTGGCCTCGATCCCCGCCGCGCTGATTCTCGTCCTCGCCCAGCGCTACGTCGCCGCAGGCGTCGCCACCGGCGCGGTCAAGGACTGA
- a CDS encoding trehalase family glycosidase, with product MTDSVHGLTFDLRSIPFSHYGSWFSLSPVTALHTRSHDLHLVSHKNGMHAVLRLLPLDPDTGERAEAAWQPTPGMLTLAADRGRIEIVYQDADTLRLRGQGLSLRITPAASRLTPFTGIYFYRDPTDGSYQFSSYETGRRYRITVLSGTAGDIIGAEGLSGTDRSLTLHGSPQWEAVLEELDSARRPYTATCDFAATTDRARQRFIDFAADLSNPLAPTAPAADLAAYVLWSATVRPEGFVTRPGVLMSKHWMDKIWSWDHCFNALALAPSAPELAWDQYQLPFDHQDESGALPDSVTHSEVLYNFVKPPIHGWALGRLRERLPHPLDRDQLETAYQRLKGWTRFWLDARRAPGQVLPHYQHGNDSGWDNATTFDQHRVLTTPDLAAFLVLQLKELARLAEELGHSAEAAGFDAAGSAVLDALLDQLWDGQRFLARSPHTGAASRSRSLLDLMPIVLGEHLPEHISAVLAEGITAHLTEHGLATEHPDSPQYEPDGYWRGPIWAPSTVLIEDGLRRAGHTGLADTVSTRFRRLCERSGFAENFDARTGQGLRDRAYTWTASSYLLLADDHAHRTLRHPKQNIDQLT from the coding sequence TTGACCGACTCCGTCCACGGCCTGACCTTCGACCTCAGGTCCATACCGTTCAGCCACTACGGGTCCTGGTTCAGCCTCTCGCCGGTCACGGCCCTGCACACCCGCTCCCACGACCTGCACCTGGTCTCCCACAAGAACGGCATGCACGCCGTCCTGCGACTGCTCCCGCTGGACCCCGACACCGGGGAACGCGCCGAAGCAGCCTGGCAGCCGACCCCCGGCATGCTCACCCTGGCCGCCGACCGGGGCCGCATCGAGATCGTCTACCAGGACGCGGACACCCTGCGCCTGCGCGGACAGGGACTCTCCCTGCGGATCACACCGGCCGCAAGCCGGCTCACCCCGTTCACCGGCATCTACTTCTACCGCGACCCCACCGACGGCTCCTACCAGTTCAGCTCCTACGAGACCGGACGCCGCTACCGCATCACGGTCCTGAGCGGCACCGCGGGCGACATCATCGGGGCCGAGGGACTGTCCGGGACGGACCGCAGCCTCACCCTCCACGGCAGCCCCCAGTGGGAAGCCGTGCTGGAAGAGCTGGACAGCGCCCGCCGCCCCTACACTGCGACCTGCGACTTCGCCGCCACCACCGACCGGGCCCGGCAGCGGTTCATCGACTTCGCCGCAGACCTGTCCAACCCCCTGGCACCCACCGCACCCGCCGCCGACCTGGCCGCCTACGTGCTGTGGTCCGCCACTGTCCGCCCCGAGGGCTTCGTGACCCGGCCCGGGGTACTGATGTCCAAACACTGGATGGACAAGATCTGGAGCTGGGACCACTGCTTCAACGCCCTGGCCCTGGCCCCCTCGGCCCCCGAACTCGCCTGGGACCAATACCAGTTGCCCTTCGACCACCAGGACGAGAGCGGAGCCCTGCCCGACTCCGTCACTCACTCCGAGGTCCTCTACAACTTCGTCAAACCCCCGATCCACGGCTGGGCCCTGGGCCGCCTGCGCGAACGACTGCCCCACCCACTCGACCGCGACCAACTGGAGACGGCCTACCAACGCCTCAAAGGCTGGACCCGATTCTGGCTGGACGCCAGACGCGCCCCCGGCCAGGTCCTGCCGCACTACCAGCACGGCAACGACAGCGGCTGGGACAACGCCACCACCTTCGACCAGCACCGGGTGCTGACCACCCCCGACCTGGCCGCGTTCCTGGTCCTGCAGTTGAAGGAACTGGCCCGGCTGGCCGAGGAGCTCGGCCACAGCGCTGAAGCCGCCGGTTTCGACGCCGCCGGCAGTGCGGTTCTGGACGCTCTGCTCGACCAGCTCTGGGACGGACAGCGGTTCCTGGCCCGCTCTCCGCACACCGGTGCCGCTTCCCGCAGCCGCAGCCTGCTCGACCTCATGCCGATCGTCCTGGGCGAGCACCTGCCCGAGCACATCAGCGCGGTGCTCGCCGAGGGGATCACCGCCCACCTCACCGAGCACGGACTCGCCACTGAACACCCCGACTCCCCCCAATACGAACCGGACGGCTACTGGCGCGGCCCGATCTGGGCCCCCTCCACCGTGCTGATCGAGGACGGCCTGCGCAGGGCAGGCCACACCGGACTCGCCGACACCGTCAGCACCCGCTTCCGCCGCCTGTGCGAGCGCTCCGGCTTCGCCGAGAACTTCGACGCCCGCACCGGCCAAGGACTGCGCGACCGCGCCTACACCTGGACCGCCAGCAGCTACCTGCTCCTGGCCGACGACCACGCCCACCGCACCCTGCGCCACCCGAAGCAGAACATCGACCAGCTCACCTGA